A stretch of DNA from Desulfobotulus mexicanus:
CGGTTTCGTCTTTAAAGCGTCAAGGCCGCCTTTGCGGTATTTGGCTATCCACTGGTAAATTGCGGATCGATGGTAACCCAGAGCCCTGGCGATAACCTCTGGGCTTTCACCCGATTCGATCTGCTGGACAGCGCGTATACGGATAGCCTCACGGGTCTTATGATCGAGTTTTCTAGCGTCTTGTTTTTTCATAAGCAGCAATATACATCATGTCGAGTTGGTTTTGAACTTTTTAGTAAATGAGCCAGAA
This window harbors:
- a CDS encoding helix-turn-helix domain-containing protein, giving the protein MKKQDARKLDHKTREAIRIRAVQQIESGESPEVIARALGYHRSAIYQWIAKYRKGGLDALKTKP